One window of Tepidanaerobacter acetatoxydans Re1 genomic DNA carries:
- a CDS encoding B12-binding domain-containing protein — protein sequence MLEELFDKIVDMDEEGSIKLAKEYLDSGGDAQKLLEVCRDAMAVIGDKFEKGEYFLSELILGGEIFGNIMEFTVPLIKEGDAQKLGKMVLGTVKGDIHNIGKDIFKAFVEAAGFEVVDIGVDVPEENFVEAVKEHKPDIVGMSCLITAGISSMKNTVEALKEAGLRDGIKIIIGGGRVDEEVKQFSGADAWADDAAKGVRLCRELLGVEG from the coding sequence ATGCTTGAAGAACTTTTCGACAAAATAGTAGACATGGACGAAGAAGGATCGATAAAACTTGCTAAAGAGTATTTGGACAGTGGCGGAGATGCTCAAAAACTGCTTGAAGTATGTAGAGATGCAATGGCTGTCATAGGAGATAAATTCGAAAAAGGTGAGTATTTTCTTTCCGAGCTGATTCTCGGGGGAGAGATATTTGGAAACATTATGGAATTTACAGTACCCTTAATTAAAGAAGGAGATGCCCAAAAGCTTGGGAAAATGGTACTTGGAACTGTAAAAGGGGATATACACAACATAGGCAAAGATATCTTTAAAGCATTTGTAGAAGCGGCAGGATTCGAAGTAGTCGATATAGGTGTTGACGTACCTGAAGAGAATTTTGTAGAAGCAGTAAAAGAACATAAGCCGGATATAGTTGGCATGTCTTGCTTAATAACAGCAGGCATAAGCTCGATGAAAAATACCGTAGAAGCATTAAAAGAAGCCGGACTAAGAGATGGCATAAAGATAATAATAGGTGGAGGCCGAGTAGACGAAGAAGTAAAACAGTTCTCAGGCGCAGATGCCTGGGCAGATGATGCGGCAAAGGGAGTAAGGCTTTGTAGGGAACTATTAGGAGTAGAGGGGTGA
- a CDS encoding uroporphyrinogen decarboxylase family protein, which translates to MTTKSAQELAKERLDRMAAALNLEEPDKVPLRGFGGDIIPAYAGITQKEFCYDYEKSLKAIEKFLKDFPFDSPGGSIPGLDGRAFSIAFAEFDDIAPNTTFITGPMHDALGDKYYRFPGREIDEDATPQFLGGTFMEPDEYDKLIENPVKFIAETILPRVCRNLETPRQAMATWVRLGMEFDRFSAAGRQLGAISAQLGYPRFPMGGAYAPLDIIGDFLRGISNVVLDIRRYPDKVKKAAEALVDPIVNYGLSYKKMGFDLVMIPLHLNEYLSPKLYKEFYWPTLKEVILRLGKEGIRSWVFFEGHHEQHLETILELPKGWGAAYFEKTDVVKAKEVLQGHTCVVGGIPISLIVTGTPAKIDEYIKSLLEQVKPGGGFMLSTSIGSAPADTPLENITALIEAVEKYG; encoded by the coding sequence ATGACTACAAAGAGTGCACAGGAACTTGCTAAGGAGCGCCTTGACCGTATGGCGGCAGCTCTTAACCTGGAAGAACCTGATAAAGTTCCATTAAGGGGGTTTGGCGGAGATATAATTCCTGCATATGCCGGTATAACTCAAAAAGAATTTTGTTATGATTATGAAAAATCCCTAAAAGCAATTGAAAAATTCTTAAAAGATTTTCCTTTTGATTCACCGGGCGGTTCGATTCCTGGGCTAGACGGCCGTGCATTCAGTATAGCTTTTGCAGAGTTTGATGATATTGCTCCGAATACTACATTTATTACCGGACCGATGCATGACGCATTAGGCGATAAATACTACAGGTTTCCCGGCAGAGAAATTGATGAGGATGCCACACCTCAGTTTCTTGGCGGAACATTTATGGAACCGGACGAATATGACAAACTAATTGAAAATCCTGTAAAGTTTATTGCGGAAACTATACTTCCAAGAGTATGCCGTAATTTAGAAACCCCGCGACAGGCCATGGCAACCTGGGTAAGATTAGGTATGGAGTTCGACAGGTTTTCCGCTGCAGGCCGGCAACTAGGTGCAATTTCTGCTCAGTTAGGATATCCGCGTTTTCCTATGGGAGGAGCATATGCACCGTTAGATATTATAGGTGATTTTTTAAGAGGTATTAGTAATGTGGTTTTAGATATCCGAAGATATCCCGATAAGGTTAAAAAAGCTGCCGAAGCACTTGTCGACCCTATAGTAAATTATGGGTTATCTTACAAAAAAATGGGTTTTGATTTAGTAATGATTCCTTTACACTTGAATGAATACTTATCGCCTAAGCTTTATAAGGAATTTTACTGGCCGACTCTAAAAGAAGTCATTCTTAGGCTTGGTAAGGAAGGTATTAGGTCTTGGGTGTTTTTTGAAGGCCATCATGAGCAACACTTAGAAACTATACTGGAATTGCCCAAAGGTTGGGGAGCAGCGTATTTTGAAAAGACTGATGTCGTGAAGGCAAAAGAAGTATTGCAAGGGCATACATGTGTAGTAGGTGGCATACCTATAAGTTTGATAGTGACAGGTACACCGGCTAAAATCGATGAATATATCAAAAGTTTATTGGAACAGGTAAAACCCGGTGGAGGTTTTATGCTTTCAACAAGCATAGGAAGTGCACCGGCGGATACACCACTTGAAAATATAACTGCTCTAATTGAAGCTGTGGAAAAATACGGTTGA
- a CDS encoding MFS transporter: MKKPLSDTIKKFYGIGDFGFSLMTQVELYFFMFFLTNVAKLSLPLVALIGSITSIVDAVLSPFYGAIISGTKPLKWGRNRSWMLIMPPIVIILYMFQFTKIGPDPIAAFIICAGFILSHIAWNIPWVANVALIPLLATNPDEAALLASRRATYTALAGIVFSYMGSPLAEYLGQVTNNEVLGYTLLAGLTALIMTICYWIVFRITEGYEQTGAEVTQNASTAQKVSLSVMWKSLVQNPPLIVLLISDFFRYMVNFVMTAAAAYYFTYVAQDMALLPIYLLVGSIAQMVGSHIAASVAKKLSTRNASIYGLFGLAASLILCKFVAMNLTMFFVVVVIARVFLGILTSVMVGLYSDVSIYAQWKTGEDASPFVMGLMTVSLKLAVISRGTVIPFVLAAVGFTPEADPMTASLALKTAVINVFLFIPGIFALIAGVILALGYNLTRERVVEMQNEINQRKASPEGASS; the protein is encoded by the coding sequence ATGAAAAAACCATTAAGCGATACTATAAAAAAATTTTACGGTATCGGTGATTTTGGTTTTAGCCTTATGACACAGGTTGAGCTTTATTTCTTTATGTTTTTTTTAACAAACGTAGCAAAGCTTTCACTGCCCCTTGTTGCACTTATTGGTTCTATAACAAGTATTGTGGATGCTGTTTTATCCCCTTTCTACGGTGCTATAATTAGCGGCACTAAGCCGCTAAAATGGGGAAGAAATCGTTCTTGGATGTTAATAATGCCGCCAATTGTAATAATACTTTATATGTTTCAATTTACTAAAATTGGTCCGGATCCGATTGCGGCATTTATTATTTGTGCCGGATTTATTCTAAGCCATATTGCCTGGAATATTCCATGGGTTGCGAATGTAGCTTTAATACCGCTGCTGGCCACAAATCCGGATGAGGCTGCTTTACTGGCATCACGGCGCGCTACTTATACCGCCTTAGCCGGTATAGTCTTTTCTTATATGGGATCCCCTCTTGCAGAATATTTAGGGCAAGTTACAAATAATGAAGTACTTGGATACACTTTACTAGCAGGATTGACGGCTTTAATAATGACGATTTGTTATTGGATTGTATTTAGAATAACCGAAGGATATGAGCAAACGGGTGCAGAAGTAACCCAAAACGCTTCGACAGCTCAAAAAGTTTCGCTGTCTGTAATGTGGAAGAGCCTCGTCCAAAATCCCCCTCTCATTGTTTTATTGATATCAGATTTCTTCAGATATATGGTAAACTTTGTAATGACAGCAGCAGCAGCTTATTATTTTACCTATGTTGCCCAGGATATGGCATTGCTGCCCATCTATCTGCTGGTAGGAAGTATAGCCCAGATGGTAGGTTCACATATAGCCGCATCAGTTGCAAAAAAGTTGTCAACAAGAAATGCATCTATTTACGGTCTCTTTGGTTTGGCCGCATCATTGATATTATGTAAATTTGTAGCTATGAATCTGACAATGTTTTTTGTGGTTGTGGTGATAGCCAGAGTGTTTTTGGGAATACTGACATCTGTTATGGTGGGCCTATACTCAGATGTTTCAATTTATGCACAATGGAAAACAGGTGAAGATGCATCGCCGTTTGTTATGGGTTTAATGACCGTTTCACTGAAACTAGCTGTAATATCAAGAGGAACAGTAATCCCGTTTGTACTTGCTGCAGTGGGTTTTACCCCTGAAGCCGATCCGATGACTGCGTCATTGGCACTTAAAACAGCAGTAATAAATGTGTTTTTATTTATTCCGGGGATTTTTGCTCTAATAGCTGGCGTAATACTTGCATTAGGCTACAACTTGACAAGAGAAAGAGTAGTTGAAATGCAAAATGAAATAAATCAGAGAAAAGCAAGTCCTGAAGGTGCAAGCAGCTAG
- a CDS encoding B12-binding domain-containing protein, with translation MTDWKNLTEAVGELDEEQVLQILEEFIASDPTEEEAQKAIAACQSGMNIVGDRFEAGEYFVGDLIFAGELLSQAIEKLKPIIGSAGEQKIGTIVLGTVHGDLHDIGKNIFRSMAEAAGFEVYDLGIDQPVEAFVEKVKEVKPDIVGMSGVLTLALEAMKETVDGLKEAGLRDTVKIIIGGNPVTKEVCEHVGADAWTTNAAEGVKICQRWVS, from the coding sequence ATGACTGATTGGAAAAACCTTACTGAAGCCGTAGGGGAGCTGGATGAGGAGCAGGTATTACAGATTTTAGAAGAATTTATTGCATCAGACCCAACAGAAGAAGAGGCTCAAAAGGCTATTGCAGCATGCCAAAGTGGCATGAACATTGTAGGAGACAGATTTGAAGCCGGTGAATACTTTGTTGGCGATCTTATCTTTGCCGGAGAGCTATTGAGTCAAGCTATTGAGAAGCTTAAACCTATAATTGGAAGTGCAGGTGAGCAAAAAATTGGAACTATAGTGCTCGGAACAGTCCATGGTGACTTGCATGATATTGGTAAAAACATATTTCGCAGCATGGCAGAAGCCGCAGGCTTTGAAGTGTATGATTTGGGAATTGACCAGCCGGTGGAAGCTTTTGTTGAAAAGGTAAAAGAAGTAAAGCCTGATATAGTAGGTATGAGCGGAGTTTTGACATTAGCTCTTGAGGCAATGAAGGAAACGGTAGACGGTCTCAAAGAAGCTGGTCTAAGAGATACGGTTAAAATAATAATCGGCGGCAATCCTGTAACCAAAGAAGTTTGCGAACATGTGGGTGCCGATGCTTGGACAACTAATGCTGCTGAGGGAGTAAAGATATGCCAAAGGTGGGTGAGCTAA
- a CDS encoding uroporphyrinogen decarboxylase family protein, translated as MSDVKKLQQERINIYQDIFDNKIPKRVPVNVSLPLEVIAQYGKIDLVEAQWNLEKLEESADKICQTVYSDTCVFMGTFRLPSFYQILKSQSFVMALNGFIQHPEVTGMLPEDYDYLIEKPYDCIMERVLPRQYKALDYNNDPINSAISLTKSMLAYNNDFMQIGMLIGKLTEKYGYYPGSLSGGGFTEAPFDFLADQLRGFRGISMDIRRMPEKVAEACEALYPIAFKKGLPSNPSKYAPVFIPLHMPTFMREKDFEKLFWPTFKRMVDEYASIGVHCNLFCEDDWMRYLDYLYELPTDTVLMFEYGDPKLIKDKLGKKHIITGLYPIMNLKTKTAKECVDELRKYIDILAPGGKYVFGFDKNPLLLDDINLESLCAVAETVRDYGVYSNPGEVAGMEFNKEDYKVESSRKIESKYYKTWEQYKALNPEVSDFAKTKLQGFEEALFQYLMYLLL; from the coding sequence TTGAGTGATGTAAAAAAATTACAACAGGAAAGGATAAATATCTACCAAGATATATTCGACAATAAAATTCCTAAAAGAGTTCCGGTTAATGTATCTCTACCTCTTGAAGTAATAGCACAGTATGGCAAGATAGACTTAGTTGAAGCTCAGTGGAATCTTGAAAAACTTGAAGAATCCGCTGATAAGATATGCCAAACCGTATATTCTGATACATGTGTTTTTATGGGGACTTTTAGGCTCCCTTCTTTTTATCAGATACTAAAATCTCAATCTTTTGTTATGGCTTTAAACGGATTTATCCAACATCCTGAAGTAACAGGTATGCTTCCGGAAGATTATGATTATCTTATTGAGAAACCTTATGATTGTATAATGGAAAGAGTTCTTCCGAGACAATATAAAGCACTTGATTATAACAATGATCCGATAAATAGTGCGATTAGTCTGACAAAAAGCATGCTAGCATATAACAATGATTTTATGCAGATAGGAATGCTCATTGGAAAACTTACCGAAAAATATGGATACTATCCAGGATCATTATCCGGTGGCGGCTTTACGGAAGCACCCTTTGACTTTTTGGCCGATCAATTGAGAGGTTTTAGAGGTATTAGCATGGATATAAGAAGGATGCCCGAAAAAGTAGCAGAAGCATGTGAAGCTCTGTATCCCATAGCATTTAAAAAAGGCCTTCCATCAAACCCGTCAAAATATGCTCCTGTATTTATACCATTGCATATGCCTACATTCATGAGAGAAAAAGATTTTGAAAAACTTTTCTGGCCAACATTTAAACGTATGGTTGACGAATATGCATCTATAGGAGTCCATTGCAATTTATTCTGTGAGGATGACTGGATGCGGTATCTGGATTACCTATATGAGCTGCCTACAGATACTGTTTTAATGTTCGAATACGGCGATCCCAAACTTATTAAAGATAAACTTGGCAAAAAGCATATAATAACCGGGCTATATCCTATCATGAATCTTAAAACAAAGACTGCCAAAGAATGTGTGGATGAATTAAGAAAATATATTGATATACTTGCACCCGGTGGTAAATACGTATTTGGTTTTGACAAAAACCCTCTATTATTGGATGATATTAATTTAGAATCATTGTGCGCAGTGGCCGAGACCGTGAGAGATTATGGTGTTTATAGCAATCCGGGCGAAGTTGCAGGTATGGAATTTAATAAAGAGGATTATAAAGTGGAGTCTTCAAGAAAGATTGAAAGCAAATACTATAAAACCTGGGAACAGTATAAGGCGTTGAATCCTGAAGTATCTGATTTTGCAAAGACAAAGCTGCAAGGCTTTGAAGAGGCACTATTTCAATACTTGATGTATCTTTTACTGTAA